The proteins below come from a single Limosilactobacillus reuteri genomic window:
- the coaD gene encoding pantetheine-phosphate adenylyltransferase, translated as MKVAVFPGSFDPLTLGHLDLIKRGSALFDQLAVAVMTNESKNPLFTVEERVAQIKEAVSGLDNVSVITTEGLTVDLMNRIGADYLMRGLRNTTDFQYERDIAAMNNFLDDQCETVFFLAKPEYQHLSSSLLKEVTSAGGDISAYLPANINEALKKRLMEREMLRVKKDNEKAR; from the coding sequence ATGAAAGTTGCAGTTTTTCCTGGATCATTTGACCCATTAACACTTGGACATTTAGATTTAATTAAGCGAGGAAGTGCGTTGTTTGATCAATTGGCAGTGGCGGTAATGACTAATGAAAGTAAAAACCCGCTGTTTACTGTTGAAGAACGAGTAGCGCAAATTAAAGAGGCTGTTAGTGGGCTAGATAATGTTTCGGTTATTACAACGGAAGGCTTAACTGTTGATCTAATGAACCGCATTGGTGCAGATTACTTAATGCGTGGTTTGCGTAATACTACTGATTTTCAATATGAACGTGATATTGCGGCGATGAATAACTTTTTAGATGATCAGTGTGAGACCGTCTTTTTCCTTGCTAAGCCTGAATATCAGCACTTATCTAGTAGTTTGCTGAAAGAAGTAACATCGGCTGGGGGAGATATCTCAGCTTACCTTCCCGCTAATATTAATGAAGCACTAAAAAAGCGTTTAATGGAACGAGAAATGTTACGGGTTAAGAAAGACAATGAAAAAGCAAGATAA
- a CDS encoding helix-turn-helix domain-containing protein, with the protein MRLRGDVLKQIRRKRGLSQTALAEGICTQATISLMEKQNRLPKMDILTAICERLNISSDRIVENEVSGINETFNQIVDNLISRNFEDASALLKKVHVKNLESDFDKQRYYYLVGMVQVESNQIDEAIFNFELVLTQFATTSANIYLAMTTAGMALAYLKRGDKERAARLTNRSVKLIDNKKLIGSLYQWASIDCQIAELYLQLEDPDNAIEVANKGIELCREHDSLFLLDELYLCIGRSYILKNDKEEAKKALKIAESLSIARNGSVAEDTILLELKNLEI; encoded by the coding sequence ATGAGACTCCGAGGAGACGTATTAAAACAAATTCGTCGCAAGCGTGGATTGTCCCAAACGGCTTTAGCTGAAGGGATTTGTACTCAAGCGACAATCAGCCTAATGGAAAAACAAAATCGCTTACCCAAAATGGATATTTTAACGGCAATATGTGAACGCTTAAATATTTCTTCTGATCGAATTGTCGAAAATGAAGTTAGTGGAATTAATGAAACATTCAACCAAATCGTTGATAATTTGATTTCACGCAATTTTGAAGATGCTTCAGCGCTTTTGAAGAAGGTTCATGTAAAAAATCTAGAAAGTGATTTTGATAAACAACGTTACTACTATCTAGTAGGAATGGTTCAAGTTGAAAGTAATCAAATTGATGAAGCCATTTTTAATTTTGAACTTGTTTTAACTCAATTTGCTACTACTAGTGCTAATATTTATTTAGCTATGACAACTGCAGGAATGGCGCTTGCTTACTTAAAACGTGGTGATAAAGAACGGGCAGCACGGTTAACTAACCGGTCTGTAAAACTGATTGATAATAAAAAATTGATTGGGAGCCTTTATCAATGGGCATCAATTGATTGTCAAATTGCAGAATTATATCTGCAACTTGAAGACCCTGATAACGCTATTGAAGTTGCTAATAAGGGAATTGAACTTTGTCGGGAACATGATTCATTATTCTTATTAGATGAACTATATCTTTGTATAGGTCGTAGCTACATCCTAAAGAACGACAAGGAAGAAGCTAAAAAGGCTTTAAAGATTGCTGAAAGTCTTAGCATTGCTCGTAATGGATCAGTAGCAGAAGATACAATTCTATTAGAGTTAAAGAATTTAGAAATTTAA
- a CDS encoding helix-hairpin-helix domain-containing protein, translating to MQQLSELWIKYRVQVLMIVIAAVVGGYWILNKNNNDALISNTNAVLTSSETGSSLTSTTTMKGTVAIDIKGAVKMPGVYELKADDRVNEALKAAGGPLPNADLRQVNLAKQLTDQQMIYIPLQGETPIVSSSTEPSAANNENGSDSSAKINLNTATKEQLCQITGIGDKKADLILQYRQEHGQFKSIDELKEINGFGEKTVAKLKDHLSI from the coding sequence ATGCAGCAATTATCAGAATTATGGATAAAATATCGAGTACAAGTGCTGATGATAGTGATTGCTGCAGTAGTTGGGGGATATTGGATACTTAATAAAAATAATAACGATGCTTTAATTTCAAATACTAATGCTGTTTTAACAAGTAGCGAAACAGGAAGTAGTTTAACTTCTACCACTACGATGAAAGGGACCGTTGCAATTGATATAAAGGGTGCCGTAAAAATGCCCGGAGTTTATGAATTGAAAGCAGATGATCGTGTGAACGAAGCCTTGAAAGCGGCAGGTGGACCACTACCCAATGCAGACTTGCGCCAAGTAAATCTTGCTAAACAATTAACAGACCAGCAGATGATCTATATTCCTCTTCAAGGCGAAACGCCAATAGTTTCCAGCAGTACAGAACCATCAGCAGCTAATAATGAAAATGGCAGCGATAGTTCTGCAAAGATAAATCTAAACACGGCTACCAAAGAACAACTATGTCAAATTACAGGGATTGGCGATAAAAAAGCCGATTTAATATTGCAATATCGACAAGAACACGGTCAATTTAAGAGTATTGACGAACTTAAAGAAATAAATGGTTTTGGCGAAAAAACTGTTGCTAAACTAAAAGATCACCTATCTATCTAG
- the holA gene encoding DNA polymerase III subunit delta, whose translation MDIAQLSTQLKTKTPAMVYLILGKQQVLQQQAIDAFISLIPENEQVMNVGRYDMEATPLAVALDDAMATPFFGERRLVIINKPFFLTGEKRHSKVEHDLDSLKKYLEHPEPSTILVFAAPYEKLDGRKGIVKQLKKTAVLVDASPLDERAARQRVRTQLSTAGFEISEAALDELVQRTNADYGMMDASLTKLKILAYHEKKIDQNMVAALVPQSLDENVFDLVTAVLKHNQIKALDLYQQLLAGQQPPLRINAVLVGQFRLLIQIKVLSKRGLTQGSLASQLNVHPYRIKLGLKTARDFSMQALENAYLGLIRIEQSLKTTQRDPSLLFQLFMLQYSQQSKGA comes from the coding sequence TTGGACATTGCCCAATTATCTACACAATTAAAAACTAAAACCCCAGCAATGGTATATTTAATTTTAGGGAAACAACAGGTCCTTCAACAGCAGGCAATTGATGCCTTTATAAGCCTTATTCCAGAGAATGAACAGGTTATGAATGTTGGTCGATATGATATGGAAGCCACACCATTGGCAGTTGCTTTGGATGATGCGATGGCGACTCCATTTTTTGGTGAACGACGATTAGTTATTATCAATAAACCGTTCTTCTTAACTGGTGAGAAAAGACATTCGAAAGTTGAACATGATTTGGATAGCTTAAAAAAGTATCTTGAACACCCTGAACCGTCTACAATTTTAGTTTTTGCGGCCCCTTATGAAAAGCTTGATGGACGAAAAGGGATTGTAAAGCAATTAAAGAAGACAGCAGTTTTAGTTGATGCTAGTCCACTTGATGAACGAGCAGCTCGTCAAAGAGTGAGAACTCAATTATCAACTGCTGGTTTTGAAATATCAGAAGCTGCTTTGGATGAGTTGGTTCAACGGACTAATGCGGATTATGGGATGATGGATGCAAGCTTAACTAAATTAAAGATTTTGGCTTACCATGAAAAAAAGATTGATCAAAACATGGTAGCCGCTCTAGTTCCGCAATCATTAGATGAAAATGTATTTGATTTAGTCACTGCGGTTCTTAAGCATAATCAAATAAAGGCCTTAGATCTCTATCAACAGCTATTAGCGGGCCAGCAACCGCCGTTAAGGATTAATGCAGTGCTAGTAGGGCAGTTTCGGCTGTTGATTCAAATAAAAGTATTAAGTAAACGCGGCCTTACGCAAGGGAGTCTAGCGAGTCAGCTTAATGTCCATCCTTATCGGATTAAATTGGGATTAAAAACTGCGCGTGATTTCTCAATGCAGGCGTTAGAAAACGCCTATTTGGGATTAATTCGTATTGAACAATCGTTAAAAACGACACAACGCGATCCTTCACTTTTGTTTCAGTTATTTATGTTACAGTATTCTCAGCAGAGCAAAGGAGCATGA
- a CDS encoding FtsW/RodA/SpoVE family cell cycle protein: MKKKKLRFRKIRSVWNNVRYLDYYILVPYLALCLVGIVMVYSASASIEMQNGGTPLGYLVKQTIYVVMGVAVMAFMANYPLRHYRTPRFLRDSTLVVGALLVIVLVFSRAVNGAKGWISLGFFNIQPVEICKLYFILYLADRMAKIRQRGQHFTTDAKGPWLIIAVFLGLIMIQPDIGGMAINGAIIAIMLLAADYKWGVGLEIILVLPALGYLGLERLVESGLLQGGGYQVARFVAFLNPFGNASGSGNQLVNSYYAISNGGVFGVGLGNSIQKMGYLPEPNTDFIMSITSEELGLVGVTAILVTLLFLICRIIQVGVRADSLYQTLICYGSATFFTIETLFNIGGVLGLLPITGVTFPFISYGGSSMLILSATVGIIMNISMQQNRDRLVMGKPFIPETGGVKNV, translated from the coding sequence GTGAAGAAAAAGAAATTAAGATTCCGTAAGATTCGTTCTGTATGGAATAACGTCCGCTACCTTGATTATTATATTTTAGTTCCTTACCTTGCTTTATGTTTAGTAGGAATTGTAATGGTCTATTCAGCTAGTGCTTCCATTGAAATGCAAAATGGTGGAACCCCATTAGGATATTTAGTAAAACAAACAATCTATGTTGTAATGGGAGTTGCGGTAATGGCATTTATGGCAAATTATCCTTTGCGGCATTATCGAACGCCAAGGTTTTTACGAGATTCAACATTGGTAGTTGGTGCTTTACTTGTCATTGTTTTGGTTTTTAGTCGGGCTGTTAACGGAGCTAAAGGTTGGATATCCTTGGGCTTCTTTAATATTCAACCGGTGGAAATTTGTAAGCTATATTTTATCTTATATTTAGCTGATCGAATGGCTAAAATTAGGCAACGTGGACAACATTTTACCACTGATGCTAAAGGTCCTTGGCTCATAATTGCAGTTTTTCTCGGGTTGATTATGATTCAACCAGATATTGGAGGAATGGCGATTAACGGAGCGATTATTGCAATCATGCTTTTAGCGGCGGATTATAAATGGGGCGTTGGTTTGGAAATAATTCTTGTCTTACCAGCGCTTGGCTACCTTGGATTGGAACGACTAGTTGAAAGTGGTTTGCTTCAAGGCGGTGGATACCAAGTTGCGCGTTTTGTTGCCTTTCTAAATCCCTTTGGAAATGCTAGTGGTTCAGGAAATCAATTAGTTAATTCCTATTATGCAATCAGCAATGGTGGTGTATTTGGGGTTGGACTTGGAAATAGTATTCAAAAAATGGGATATTTGCCAGAGCCCAATACCGACTTTATTATGTCAATTACTAGTGAAGAATTGGGTCTAGTCGGGGTAACGGCAATTTTAGTTACTTTACTCTTTTTGATCTGTCGTATTATTCAAGTTGGGGTGCGGGCAGATAGTTTGTATCAAACGCTCATCTGTTATGGCTCAGCAACATTCTTTACGATTGAAACACTCTTTAATATTGGTGGAGTTCTAGGACTCTTGCCGATTACGGGGGTTACCTTCCCATTTATTAGTTACGGGGGATCAAGTATGTTGATTCTTTCTGCAACGGTAGGCATTATAATGAATATTAGTATGCAGCAAAATCGGGATCGCTTGGTTATGGGGAAACCATTTATTCCTGAAACAGGAGGCGTAAAGAATGTTTAA
- a CDS encoding YlbG family protein, giving the protein MFKLIPRRSLIIYINNNRVIRALRHYGQIDYISRRMHYVVMYVDQSDVEKIKEKISRLRAVKKVELSARPDLDPTLADLELTGVYQLHDEDDKK; this is encoded by the coding sequence ATGTTTAAATTAATTCCACGGCGTTCCCTAATAATTTACATTAACAATAATCGTGTGATTCGAGCTCTTCGTCATTATGGTCAGATTGATTATATTTCCCGACGAATGCATTATGTGGTAATGTATGTAGACCAAAGTGATGTCGAAAAAATAAAAGAGAAGATAAGTCGATTACGCGCAGTGAAAAAGGTTGAATTATCAGCTCGGCCAGATTTAGACCCGACGTTAGCTGATCTTGAATTAACAGGGGTCTATCAATTACATGATGAGGATGATAAAAAATGA
- a CDS encoding SepM family pheromone-processing serine protease, translating to MRRIGIILGLVLLLGCFLFWPLNSYIESPGTAADLQSFVKIKGHPDRYKGSFMLTSVAIQRAHPATYLYAKMMPYMSIESAEDVTGGQNSATYDRVQKFYMDSSINEAIAVAYNAAHQKVTRRYLGIYVLQVQPNSKFKHDIHVGDTITKVDGHHFNTAQGFQKYIGAKKVGTPLVVTYTRDGKTKTVTHPLVKITNTNKPGIGIILTNNMQVKTKVPVKVDAGQYGGPSGGLMFSLQIYQQISGKDLQRGRKIAGTGTINSDGTVGEIGGIDKKVIAAHRAGATIFFAPYIKPTKEILKYEEGHLTNYQMAKKAAKKYAPGMKVVPVTSFDEAVKYLQTHK from the coding sequence TTGCGACGGATAGGAATTATTTTAGGGCTTGTCCTTTTACTAGGCTGCTTTTTGTTCTGGCCCCTAAATTCTTATATTGAAAGTCCGGGAACAGCTGCTGATTTACAGTCTTTTGTTAAAATAAAGGGACACCCCGATCGATATAAGGGAAGTTTTATGTTGACGTCGGTGGCGATTCAACGTGCCCATCCTGCAACATATTTATATGCCAAAATGATGCCCTATATGTCAATTGAGAGTGCGGAAGATGTAACTGGTGGTCAAAATAGTGCAACGTATGACCGTGTCCAAAAATTTTATATGGATAGCTCGATTAACGAGGCAATTGCAGTTGCTTATAATGCCGCTCACCAAAAAGTAACGCGACGCTATCTAGGAATTTATGTATTGCAAGTTCAGCCTAATTCTAAATTTAAACATGATATTCATGTTGGGGACACAATTACAAAAGTAGATGGTCATCACTTTAATACCGCTCAAGGCTTTCAAAAATATATTGGTGCTAAAAAAGTTGGCACTCCGTTAGTGGTTACTTATACTCGAGATGGGAAAACTAAAACTGTCACCCATCCGCTTGTTAAAATTACCAATACTAATAAGCCAGGAATTGGGATCATTCTTACTAACAATATGCAAGTTAAGACTAAGGTTCCAGTAAAGGTTGATGCTGGTCAATATGGCGGGCCATCTGGTGGCTTAATGTTCAGTTTGCAAATATATCAACAAATTAGTGGAAAAGATTTGCAACGGGGACGTAAAATCGCTGGAACTGGAACAATAAATTCAGACGGGACCGTTGGAGAAATTGGTGGAATTGACAAGAAAGTAATCGCTGCGCACCGTGCGGGAGCCACTATTTTCTTTGCCCCTTATATAAAACCAACGAAAGAGATTCTTAAGTATGAAGAAGGTCATCTGACTAATTATCAAATGGCTAAAAAAGCAGCTAAGAAATATGCACCAGGAATGAAGGTTGTCCCTGTCACTTCCTTTGACGAAGCAGTGAAATATTTACAAACGCATAAGTAA
- the rsmD gene encoding 16S rRNA (guanine(966)-N(2))-methyltransferase RsmD, producing the protein MRIVAGDFGGRKLSAVPGMATRPTTDKVKEALFNIIGPYFNGGTSLDLFAGSGGLSIEAVSRGISQAVLVDRQYQAIKTIKKNIDVTKHVEQFKVYKMDAHKALNLFAKDKLKFNLVFLDPPYAKQQIVNDMEQMVKNNLLAKDAIIVAETDQNAKLPTDLAEFNFIRRQEYGITVLTIYQYKGESK; encoded by the coding sequence ATGAGAATTGTTGCAGGAGACTTCGGGGGACGAAAGCTAAGTGCTGTTCCGGGAATGGCAACTCGTCCAACAACTGATAAAGTTAAAGAAGCATTATTTAATATAATCGGTCCTTACTTTAATGGCGGAACCAGTCTAGATTTGTTTGCCGGAAGCGGTGGATTAAGTATTGAAGCTGTATCGCGCGGAATCAGTCAGGCAGTCTTAGTTGATCGTCAATATCAAGCAATCAAAACAATTAAGAAGAATATTGACGTTACAAAACATGTTGAACAATTTAAAGTTTATAAAATGGACGCTCACAAAGCGTTGAATTTGTTTGCAAAAGACAAATTGAAATTTAACCTGGTCTTTTTAGATCCGCCCTATGCTAAACAGCAAATTGTTAATGATATGGAGCAGATGGTTAAAAATAATTTGCTAGCTAAAGATGCAATAATTGTGGCAGAAACAGATCAGAATGCGAAATTGCCGACAGATTTAGCTGAGTTTAACTTTATTCGTCGTCAAGAATATGGAATTACGGTTTTAACAATTTATCAATATAAAGGAGAATCAAAATAA
- a CDS encoding DNA internalization-related competence protein ComEC/Rec2 → MAILCYSLQKNWTTITANKQMEVTQKILVYPDELKFNGNFMTGTAIDIQTGQREAIMMSFKSPQMLKNIDKLTTPSIWLINGQLKPIIPRTNENQFDNLTYNHHRRICNQVQINRVEQMVRQKRGIVGWCHTLRKRIGLYFETLPPPLSTYCQQLIIGSSNEDSAELMVSIKRLGLLHLFCISGMHIVLFTDLLRRLLVHLWWRKESIDLFLIIILPFYLLVGGGATSLIRATIMAELGLLHRYLNLDSLDGWALSLLIGLVIDPLLLLTLGGQLSYLLSFILQVLPESVRGFKQSLLLNLISLPSLLSYVYEVHLLSFGVSYLIIPLFSTVVFPAVLVGALSFKLFEPLAYLINAGLKCFQYILNWLSDFPGMIHFGKPPLILALLLFAASLFVISQETSLKSWKILALLYVITGGIIHFPLNGEVTFVDIGQGDSIIIREPFNRRVTMIDTGGKLNFKKPDWATSKHSQDDAQRITINYLKSKGIRQIDNICLTHHDADHIGYLTTILDNIAVKRLIVPAGMERQPALLNKVRTAEKSSPMIIPVTDNVKLSSFPLQILHPFVPGEGKNEDSLVLAGKFGGKRFLFTGDLDQENEEKVIQKYPQLKSDILKAGHHGSKTASSYLFLQTVAPKYAIISAGRFNRYRHPDEITIKNFQRLNINYLSTQQFGMIQYVYHGRNGKIKTTLRGDETSWTLPNYLHN, encoded by the coding sequence ATGGCGATTTTATGTTACAGTTTACAAAAAAATTGGACAACTATTACGGCGAATAAGCAAATGGAAGTTACTCAAAAAATATTAGTTTACCCTGATGAATTAAAATTCAATGGAAATTTTATGACAGGAACTGCAATCGACATTCAAACTGGACAACGTGAAGCAATAATGATGTCGTTTAAGTCACCCCAGATGCTAAAAAATATTGATAAGCTTACAACACCCTCGATATGGCTTATTAATGGGCAATTAAAACCGATTATTCCCCGTACAAATGAAAATCAATTTGATAATTTGACTTATAATCACCATCGCCGGATCTGTAATCAAGTTCAAATTAACCGGGTAGAGCAAATGGTTAGGCAAAAAAGAGGAATAGTTGGCTGGTGTCATACATTAAGAAAGCGAATCGGCCTCTACTTTGAAACTTTACCGCCTCCTCTTAGTACGTATTGCCAACAATTAATAATTGGTAGCAGTAATGAGGATTCGGCTGAATTAATGGTAAGTATTAAAAGGCTTGGTCTGCTTCATCTTTTTTGCATTTCAGGAATGCATATCGTGCTTTTCACTGATTTATTACGGCGGCTGTTAGTTCATTTATGGTGGCGTAAAGAATCAATTGATTTATTTTTAATTATCATTTTACCGTTTTATCTTCTCGTTGGTGGTGGAGCAACAAGCTTGATAAGAGCAACCATTATGGCTGAGCTTGGTCTTCTTCATCGATATTTAAATTTGGACAGTCTTGATGGATGGGCACTGAGCTTATTAATTGGATTAGTTATTGATCCGTTGCTATTGCTTACATTAGGCGGTCAATTAAGCTATTTGCTTTCTTTTATTCTTCAAGTTCTTCCAGAATCAGTACGTGGTTTTAAGCAGTCTTTATTATTGAATTTAATTAGTTTGCCTTCGTTATTGAGTTATGTATATGAGGTTCATCTTCTGAGTTTTGGGGTTAGTTATTTAATAATTCCGCTATTTTCGACAGTTGTTTTTCCAGCGGTCTTGGTTGGGGCACTTAGTTTTAAGCTTTTTGAACCACTCGCGTATCTAATTAATGCTGGTTTAAAATGTTTTCAATATATTTTAAATTGGTTATCTGATTTTCCAGGAATGATTCATTTTGGGAAGCCACCGTTAATTTTGGCCCTTCTATTATTTGCGGCATCTTTATTTGTTATTTCTCAAGAGACATCTTTAAAATCATGGAAGATATTAGCCTTATTGTATGTAATTACTGGAGGGATAATTCATTTTCCACTTAATGGCGAAGTTACCTTTGTTGATATTGGACAGGGGGACTCGATAATTATTAGAGAACCTTTTAATCGACGGGTAACAATGATTGATACAGGAGGCAAATTAAATTTTAAAAAGCCGGATTGGGCGACTTCAAAGCATTCTCAAGATGATGCCCAACGAATAACCATTAATTATTTGAAAAGTAAAGGCATCAGGCAAATTGATAATATTTGTTTAACTCACCATGATGCAGATCATATCGGCTATTTAACAACGATTTTGGATAATATAGCAGTGAAAAGACTGATTGTCCCAGCGGGGATGGAAAGACAACCAGCACTTCTTAATAAAGTAAGGACTGCTGAAAAGTCATCGCCAATGATAATTCCGGTGACTGATAATGTTAAGTTGTCATCATTTCCATTGCAAATTCTACATCCTTTTGTTCCGGGTGAAGGGAAAAATGAAGATTCTTTAGTGTTAGCTGGGAAATTTGGTGGGAAAAGATTCCTTTTTACTGGGGATTTGGACCAGGAAAATGAAGAAAAAGTTATTCAAAAGTATCCGCAACTAAAGTCAGATATCTTAAAAGCTGGTCATCATGGCAGTAAAACTGCTAGTAGTTATTTATTTTTGCAGACAGTTGCTCCTAAGTATGCGATAATTTCAGCTGGACGATTTAATAGGTATCGCCATCCTGATGAAATAACAATAAAAAATTTTCAAAGATTAAATATTAATTACTTATCAACGCAGCAATTTGGAATGATACAATATGTATACCATGGTCGAAATGGAAAAATAAAAACAACATTGAGGGGAGATGAGACAAGTTGGACATTGCCCAATTATCTACACAATTAA
- a CDS encoding ComE operon protein 2: MKPRIDWDQYFMIQAALLASRSTCNRLSVGAVLVRDKRIIAGGYNGSVAGDAHCIDEGCYLRDGHCVRTIHAEMNALLQCAKFGISADGASIYVTDFPCLQCTKSLLQTGIKEINYIRNYHNDDYAMKLLKLKNVALHQIKLDSDILEEVDLDQYINPDQK, encoded by the coding sequence ATGAAACCGAGAATTGATTGGGACCAGTATTTTATGATTCAAGCAGCTTTATTGGCGTCGCGAAGTACCTGCAACCGCCTTTCAGTAGGTGCAGTTTTAGTTCGTGATAAGCGAATAATTGCCGGTGGGTACAATGGATCAGTTGCTGGCGATGCACATTGTATTGATGAAGGCTGCTATTTACGTGATGGACATTGTGTACGAACTATTCATGCAGAAATGAATGCTCTTTTACAGTGTGCTAAGTTTGGTATTTCTGCTGATGGGGCAAGTATTTATGTAACAGATTTTCCTTGTTTACAATGTACCAAAAGTTTATTGCAGACTGGAATTAAGGAGATAAATTATATTCGTAATTATCACAATGATGATTATGCAATGAAATTACTTAAACTAAAAAATGTTGCGCTTCATCAGATTAAATTAGATAGTGATATTTTAGAAGAGGTCGATCTGGACCAGTATATCAACCCAGATCAAAAATAG
- the typA gene encoding translational GTPase TypA — translation MKTRDDIRNIAIIAHVDHGKTTLVNEMLKQSDTLPEHFSIEDRAMDTNAIERERGITILSKNTAVKYDNHQINILDTPGHADFGGEVERVMKMVDGVLLVVDAFEGTMPQTRFVLKKALEQHLTPIVVINKVDRKGARPEEVVDEVLDLFIELGADEDQLDFPVVYTSAMNGTSSYDSDVSTQEHTMKPLFDTIIKTIPAPVDNSDEPLQFQVAILDYNDFVGRIGIGRVFRGKIKVGDNVTLMKLDGSKKNFRVTKLFGFFGLKRLEINEAEAGDLIAVSGMEDINVGETVADAEHPEAITPLRIDPPTLQMTFRTNDSPFAGREGKFVTARQLEDRLKREMQTDVSLKVEDTDDPGAWTVSGRGELHLSILIETLRREGYELSVSRPQVIYREIDGVMSEPFEEVQIDTPDEYTGAVIDSLSKRKGEMKNMEPGENGQTRLIFLAPSRGLIGYSTEFMTMTRGYGIMSHTFEKYAPVIKNWNPGRQKGTLVSMNAGKATTYAMMGIESRGQLLIDPGTEVYEGMIVGENSRENDITVNITKGKNLTNVRAAGSDEMAHIKTPTHFSLEESLEFLNEDEYCEVTPENIRLRKKTLNTNAREKEAKRRRAASRK, via the coding sequence TTGAAAACTCGTGACGACATTCGTAACATTGCGATTATTGCCCACGTTGACCACGGTAAGACTACCTTAGTTAACGAAATGTTGAAGCAATCAGATACTTTACCAGAACACTTCTCAATTGAAGATCGTGCGATGGATACTAACGCTATTGAGCGTGAACGTGGTATTACTATTCTTTCAAAAAATACTGCTGTTAAATATGATAATCACCAAATTAACATCTTGGATACACCAGGACACGCGGACTTCGGTGGTGAAGTTGAACGTGTTATGAAGATGGTTGATGGTGTATTACTTGTTGTGGATGCTTTCGAAGGGACAATGCCTCAGACACGGTTCGTCCTTAAGAAGGCCCTTGAACAACACTTAACACCAATTGTTGTGATTAACAAGGTTGACCGTAAAGGTGCTCGTCCTGAAGAAGTTGTGGATGAAGTTCTTGACCTCTTTATCGAATTAGGTGCAGATGAAGATCAACTCGACTTCCCAGTTGTTTACACTTCAGCAATGAACGGTACTTCAAGTTATGATTCAGATGTTTCTACTCAAGAACACACCATGAAGCCATTGTTTGATACTATTATCAAGACAATCCCTGCTCCAGTAGACAATTCTGATGAACCACTTCAATTCCAAGTTGCTATCTTAGATTACAATGACTTCGTTGGTCGAATCGGTATCGGTCGTGTCTTCCGTGGTAAGATTAAGGTCGGCGATAATGTTACCTTAATGAAACTTGATGGCTCAAAGAAGAATTTCCGGGTTACTAAGCTTTTTGGTTTCTTCGGTTTGAAGCGGTTGGAAATTAATGAAGCTGAAGCTGGTGATTTGATTGCGGTTTCTGGGATGGAAGACATCAATGTTGGTGAAACTGTAGCTGATGCAGAACATCCCGAAGCAATTACTCCATTACGGATTGATCCACCTACATTACAAATGACTTTCCGGACTAACGATTCTCCATTCGCTGGTCGTGAAGGTAAATTTGTTACTGCCCGTCAGCTTGAAGATCGTTTGAAGCGTGAAATGCAAACTGATGTGTCCTTAAAGGTTGAAGATACTGATGATCCAGGTGCATGGACTGTTTCTGGTCGTGGGGAATTACACCTTTCTATCTTGATCGAAACATTACGTCGTGAAGGATATGAGTTATCTGTATCACGTCCACAAGTTATTTACCGTGAAATTGATGGAGTAATGAGTGAACCATTTGAAGAAGTTCAAATCGATACTCCAGATGAATATACTGGTGCAGTTATTGATAGCCTTTCTAAACGTAAAGGTGAAATGAAGAACATGGAACCAGGCGAAAATGGTCAAACTCGTCTTATCTTCTTAGCACCATCACGTGGCTTGATTGGATACTCAACTGAATTTATGACTATGACCCGTGGTTACGGAATCATGAGCCATACCTTTGAAAAATACGCACCAGTTATCAAGAACTGGAACCCTGGTCGTCAAAAGGGTACTCTTGTGTCCATGAATGCTGGTAAGGCTACTACTTACGCAATGATGGGTATCGAAAGTCGTGGTCAATTATTAATTGATCCAGGTACGGAAGTTTACGAAGGTATGATCGTTGGTGAAAACAGTCGTGAAAATGATATTACTGTTAACATCACCAAGGGTAAGAACTTAACGAACGTTCGTGCTGCTGGTTCTGATGAAATGGCTCACATTAAGACCCCTACTCACTTCTCCCTTGAAGAATCACTCGAATTCTTAAATGAAGATGAATACTGTGAAGTAACTCCAGAAAATATCCGTTTACGGAAGAAGACCCTTAACACAAATGCCCGTGAAAAGGAAGCTAAGCGTCGTCGTGCTGCTTCACGGAAGTAA